One window of Triticum dicoccoides isolate Atlit2015 ecotype Zavitan chromosome 5A, WEW_v2.0, whole genome shotgun sequence genomic DNA carries:
- the LOC119300056 gene encoding cyclin-B1-1-like: protein MHMPSLHVENDSEAPPAPEDYIDDGSVGSFARFINHSCNRNLFAQCVLTNHHDVKLQKVTLFAADTILPLQVAPDIDSYDIRNSLAFVEYLAEIYSFYRRTKLSCEPPTYMTHQTDINEKRRIFLIDWLIEYAGAVQA from the exons ATGCATATGCCATCACTTCACGTTGAGAACGATTCCGAGGCACCACCGGCGCCGGAGGACTACATCGATGATGGCTCTGTTGGAAGTTTCGCAAGGTTCATAAACCACAGCTGCAACCGTAACCTCTTCGCCCAGTGTGTCCTAACAAATCACCACGACGTCAAGCTACAAAAGGTGACGCTTTTTGCTGCCGACACGATACTTCCACTTCAG GTAGCACCTGACATCGACAGCTATGACATCAGGAACTCCCTCGCATTTGTCGAATACCTCGCTGAAATTTATAGCTTCTACAGACGGACCAAG TTGAGTTGTGAGCCCCCCACCTACATGACACACCAAACTGATATCAATGAGAAAAGGCGTATTTTTCTGATTGACTGGTTGATTGAG TATGCAGGTGCCGTACAAGCTTGA